The following DNA comes from Kiritimatiellia bacterium.
CTGTTAATACACGCGCGGACGCTGCGCGGCGCAGGAAACAGAGAATTTACTGGTTGATATCCGGTATGTCCGGATTTTTTCCGCCGGGATTGAATTTATTTAACTTAACGCGGGAGGTGGCATTTGACAACTAAGGCCGATGCGATCTGGCTCAAGGCGAGCCAATTATTGAAACAGCGTCTCAACGAAGACATCTTTGCGCGCTGGATAGCGGTAATTTCTCCGAACCGGCTGACGGAAAATACGCTCGTCCTGAATGTCAGCAACAATTTCTACCAGTCCTGGCTGGAAGAAAATTATCTGGCATTTATCAAGGAAGCTGTCAATCTTGTTTGCGACCGGGAGATAAAAGTCGTGTTTGAGGTAACCGCGGAGTCGCCCGGCCAGCCGCAGAGCGGGGCCGAATCCGCCGCGGACGCCTCCCGCCCGATGCGGGATTTCAAGCCGGGGCACCCGAGAAAAAGCGGGAAAACAAACGGCGCGGAAAATTCCCTGAACCCGAAATACATTTTCGCCTCGTTCGTGGTCGGTTCCTCCAACAGCTTCGCGCACGCCTCTTCGCTGGCGGTCGCCCAGTCTCCGGGCAAGGCCTATAACCCTCTTTTTATCTACGGCGGGGTCGGCCTGGGAAAAACCCATTTAATGCAGGCCGTCGGCCACTATGTGTTTGAAAAATCAAAACTGCGCACCAGCTATCTCTCCTGTGAAGCGTTGATGAATGATTACATAGATGCGCTGAGAACCAACCGTATTAAACAATTCCGCGATAAATACCGGGGGACCGATCTGCTCCTGATTGACGACATTCACTTCCTCTCCAAAACCGGCGCCCTGCAGGAGGAATTTTTCCACACGTTTAACGTCCTCTATGACGCCCACAAACAGATTGTTATGACCAGCGACCGTCCCGCCGCCGAAATATCGGGCCTGGAACAAAGGCTGGTTTCCCGGTTTGAGTGGGGGTTGGTGACGGAGCTTACCCAGCCGGATTTTGAGACCAGAATGGCGATTCTCCGCTCTAAACAGCAATCCATGAACGTTGCTTTAAACGAGGAAGTTTTAACTTTTATCGCCTCCGGCATTAAGTCAAATATCCGCCGTCTGGAAGGCGCCTTAACCCGCCTGGTTACTTATGCTTCGCTGTACAATAAACAAATCAGCATTGCGCTGGCCGGGGAGTTGCTGCGGGACAGCATTGAACAGGAGTCCATCGATCCGGTCAGCATAACGATGATTCAAAAAAATACCGCCGACTTTTTTGATATCCGGCTGGCGGATATGACCAGCTCGCATCGTTCTCAAAACATTGCCCTGCCGAGGCAAATTGCCATGTATCTCTGCCGCCGGCTCACGAACTCTTCTTTTCCCGAGATCGGCATGGCTTTCGGCAAAACCCATGCCACCGTTTTACACGCCTGCCACAAGATTGAGCGCCAGGTCAAACTTGACACGCAACTTAAACAAACCGTCATAAAGTTATCGCGATGCATCAATAAAAATGTTGATAGCAGTGTTGAAAGCCTGTAAATTCGGTTATTCGCTGTTTTTCCGATGAGATTATAAACACTGAAAACAACAGTTTATAAACAGCATATTATAAACATTATAAAAAAAAATAATCTCTTAACTGGTTCATAATAAAATTTTTATATTGTTTTATTCACTATTTACATTATTAATACTAATATTAATATTTTAATAACTAATAAATAATAATAAGAGAGCATGATATGAAATTTACAATCCAGAAAACCGAGTTCATCAAAGGGTTGCAATTGATTCAATCTGTCGTTGTGTCGCACACCACCCTGCCGGTTCTTTATAATGTGCTGATTACGGCGGAAAAGGACAAAATAAAACTTTTTGCCACGGATTTATCCATCAGCATGATCTGTTCTCTTCAAGCCGCAGTTCCCAAAACCGGGGCAGGCAGCTTTAACGCCAAAATGCTCTTTAATATCATCCGCGAATTGCCGCACGATAACGTTGAATTCTATATTGAAGACAAAAACCGGGCCATGATTCAATGCGGTCAGTCTTCCTATAAATTACTCGGCATTTCAGCGGATGAATTTCCGGCATTGCCGCCGTTTCAGACAGCGCATTCATTCACCATAGACCAGCCCCTGCTCAAGGACGCGCTCCAGAAAACGAATTATGCGGCTTCGGATGACGAAAGCCGTCTGATATTGAATGGCGTTTTTATCAGCATTAAGGAACAAAAAATGATGGTTGTGGCCACCGACGGCCGCAGGTTGGCGCTGATTGAAAAAGAGGTAGAAATACCGGCCGATCAGAAAATGGATTTTGTTATTCCCACCAAGACAATCAATGAATTAATCAAGGCGCTTAAGGAGGAGGGAACCGTCAAGATATCGCTTACTAAGAATATGGTTTCTTTTGAAATGGACGCCTGCACCATTATTTCCAAACTGATAGAAGGGGTTTATCCGAATTACCGGCTGGTCATCCCCAGTCAATGCGATGAAAAAGTAACGGTGGAACGCGAACCACTGATCGGCACCCTGCGAAGAACGGCCATCATGTCCAACGAGAAGAATCCCTCGGTTAAGATTACCATCGCCAAGAATCAGCTTCAGATCGTGGCGTCCAATACCGAAGTGGGTGAAGCCAGCGAGCAGATTCCCGTCAAATATTCGGGCAAACCGGTTACCATGACTTTTAATCCCAATTATCTCATGGATCCGCTAAAGTCGCTCAGCAGCGACGACATTACCATTGAGCTCACGGATGAACTCAGTCCGGCCGTGGTGAAAAGCAATATTCCTTTTATCTACGTCTTAATGCCGCTGCGCATCAGCTGACATGCGCTTGACATCGTTTTCTATTTGTTGATAGATTTGAAGCGCTGTGTGTTGATAAGCCCGCCAGCTGTATTTTTCTCCGGCCAGCGCGGCGGCCCGCTCGGCCAACTGGCGGCCCAACGCCGGGTTGCGCACAAGTTCCAGCATGGCGGCCGCAAACGCCTCCGGCTCGGGAGCCGCGAGCAGGGCGGTTGCGCCGTCAAGAACCTGGGTATGCGTCGGCAAATCCGTGGCCAGGACGGGCTTGCCTGATTGCAGGTAAGAATAAATTTTCATGGGGGTATTGACGCCCTTGACGCGCGGCGAGATCAGGATATCGGCCCGGGTAAAGAACCGGGCCATGTCCGCCGGCGGCCGGGGGCCGAAAAAACGCACCCGCGGCGCGATGCCGAGATCCGCGCATTGCCGCCGGTATTGCGCAATGGTTTTTTCGTTGCCGCCGATGATTTCCAGGCAGGCCCGGGGCTCGGATTTAAGCAGCGCCGCAAAGCTTTTCAACATCAGGTCAATGCCCTGATAAGCCTCCAGGTTGCCGATGTAGATCAGGCAGGGGTGTTCCACTTCCGGCAGGGCCGCTGCTGCCGTCGGCGGAGCCAACGGCGCGTAACCGGCCGGGAGCAGGGAAATGTCGCGCAGGACAAACACCTGCCGGGCGCCCCCCGCGCGCGCGATATCGGCGAGCGCGTCGCAAACCGCCACGACCGCCCGGGATTTCCGCGCGGCCAGCGCCTCAAAAAACCTCAGAAACGGGGCCGCAACCGATAAAGCCGGCATCTTTTCAATTATTTGCATCGGCATGGAGGAATCCATGTCAAACACATAGGGCACCCCGAAAAGAAAACGGATGACCATGGCGATAAAGACCGATTCCTCTACCGCATGGACCACCTGGAATCTGTTCCGGGATGCGAGCCGCAGGGCCTTGAAAGCCAGCAGCACGTCGCCGGCCAGCTTTTTCCACGAAAACCCCGGCCGAATATTCCGGACCCATGGCAGGGCGGGAATGCGGTGAATGGTTACGCCGGCGTATTGTTTCTCTTCCCCTTCGTGGAACGTTACCAGTTCAATCGTGTCGCCCCGGGCCGAGAGCGTTTTCAAAAGCAAATCCACCGCGATCGGCGTGCCGCGCTCCTGGTAAAAAGGATGAGGCGCAAGGAATAATATCTTCATAGCCAATCAGTTGCGCTCCTGCGTTCCCAGCATTTTGCGCAGTTTGCCGTAACCGAGCAGGTGGTCAATCAGGAATGTCGCCATATATTGCAGGGGCAGGCCGCCGATGGTTTTTCGTCCGAGGCGGTCGCACTTGCGGCATAACGCGAGTGCTTGCAGATCGCCGGCCATGTTTTTGCGCAGTTCCTGGTATGCCGCGCCGTTCCAGATTTCCAGGAGGGTTGCTTCCTTGGCATTGCCCAGCCGCATGCGGGCGCCGAAATCCTGCGGACAGGGCGTTACCGTGCCGTCGGCGCAGATGACCATCGCATACCAGGGAAAAGTGCAGACCGATCCCGGCCGGGGAGCGTTTGTTTCCGGCGCGTTTTCTTCGGCCCAGACATATTCCTCCTTTTCAATAATTTCATCCACCCCGGCCGCGTTCAAACGCCGCGCGGTCTCCTCGCTTGCCCGCCGGTTGACCGGGGCCGGCGCTTGTTTGAAGCGTATTTTTTCAACCACAATGTAAGGCTTTTTCAAACCCTGCGCTCTACGCAGTTCCGCCATGCGGACGACATTGGCCAGCGTTGTCTCAAACACGGCGCCCGCGCGTATGTTCTCATACGCTTCTTTCGTGAACCCGTCAAATGAAAATGAAACCAGGTCGGGCGCCGCCTTGAGCAGGCGCCGGGCTTTATCCTCGTTCAGCAGGGTCCCGTTGGTATGGAAGCGGGTTTTCAGGCCCGCCTGGCGCGCGCAGGCGATCATGTCAAACAAGGCCGGATTGAGCAAGGGCTCGCCGCGGTGATGGAGATAGACGTCGCTGGCAAACACGCGGCATTCATCAATGATTTTCCGGAACAGGTCAAAACTCATCAACCCTTTGCTGGAGGCCGCCAGTTCTTTGTTGGGGCACATGACGCAGCGCAGGTTGCAGGCGCTGGCCGTTTCTATCCAGAGCCGGAAGGGCGGCGCGCTTACCCGCGTGCTGCGGCGCCGGAACGAGATTAACAAGCGCGCCAGACGTTCAGCTTTTTGCCGCCAGAGCATAAGTTTTCTCCATAAATCGGCCAATAACCGGTTGTCAAAAACATATCCGCTCCCGCCGTCTTCTGCAATCAAAATCAGCGCAAAGTCCCCCGCGATTATTATTGACAGGATTGTGTTCTTGGATATTTATACATACGCCGGACGCGTGGCTATCCTGATCTCCGGCTCTTTGTGCGGGCGGAACAGCGTATCCGCCGGCATGAACAAAGTTGGAGCGGACACGGTCAAAATGCCGGGGAAAATGCAATACTCAAAAACATGCCTGCTTCTGCTCATTCTCGTGTGCGTCGGGGCGCTGTACGCGCGCGTGGAGGGCATCAAATGGCCGAAACTGCACCCGGACGAACCCGTGATCGGGACATGGCTGGAACACTCGGCGCACAGCGCGTATATCAGGGACCGCGTTTATCCGAACGGTTTTTTTGCCCTGGCGCGTCCCTTTATGCTGGCCGGCCAGGCCCTGTTTCGGGCGCATGAGCGTTTTTCATATATCTGCGGGGAGATTGACCGCGCGCGCGGCGCCAGGCCGGACGGGATTTATTTCGGCCGATGGCTCAACGCATGGGGCGCCGTGCTGCTTTGCGCGGTCATGTTCCTGTTGACCGCCCGGCTCGCGCGCTCGGAATTGGCCGGTCTTTTGGCCGCCGGCTTGACCGGGTTTGCTCAGTATGCCGTTGAACACAGCCATTATGCCGAAACGGACATAGCGGCCGTCTTGACCCTGGCGGTTGCCTTATGGTTCTGGGTGGCGGCCGGCGATACGGGCCGGCGGCGTTGGTTGATTGCCGCCGCCCTGGCAAGCGGCTTTGCCGCCGGGACTAAATTTACCCTGCTGACGCTCGCCCCCGTCATGCTGGTTGAAAGCGTATTGTTTGCGCGCGACCGCGCCATGTCGGCAACGCCGCCGGAGAAAACATTCTGGCCGGCGGCGCTGAAATGGGCGGGTTTGGGTGTTTTCTTTTTCGGGGCCGGCTTTGCAATCGCCAATCCGGCCGTATTACTGGATTTTCAATGGTTTTGGGCCGGGCTGTCCGCGGAAAAACAGCGCGTGTTCGCGGAAACGGCGTTGAACCTGGGTCCGGCGGCCGCCCGGCCGGCGATTCGTTACCTGCATCATTTAGTCTGCCTGCATGATCATCTGGCCACGCTGGGATATCCATGGCTGGTACTGCTTGCGGTCGGTCTGCCCTGCGCGGCGCTCGGCTTCGTGCGCCGGTATGGGTCTCTTTTGCTTTTGTTCCCTTTGTTATACGCCGTGTACTGGCTCTTTCTGGCGCCCTGGGTGCGTTCGCAGGAGTTTCTGCTTTTTTTGCCGTCGCTGGCCGCGCTGGCCGCGCTTCCTCTGGCGGTCTTGTGGCGCGCGCGGAATTATTTTATGCGCGTTTTTGCGATCAGCATGGCTTGTCTGGCGCTGGCCGCGAACGGATACAATGGACTGCGCGTATCGGATCTGTTTGCCTGGAAAGACACCCGCCTCATGGCGCGGGAATGGCTGCAGCTGCGTCTGCCGCTGGAGAGTTCCCTGGCGGCGGAATCCTACGCGGAGGCGGCCTGTATCAACACCTGGAAAACGCCCTTGCTCATCCGAAAGGTTGAACAATGCGGGCCGGAATTCCTGATTACGCAGGGCGCTGATTATCTGTTGAGAGTTTCCGGCGTCAGCGGTCGCGGTCTGCGCCATCCTTTGACCGGCGAATTATATCCGGAGCCGGCCGGATTTTTAAGCCGGTTTCTTGGACAGAGCGAACTGCTCTGTTCCTGGGCGCCGCTGCCGCCGCGGGGCCTGGCCACCTTTGTTTCGCCGGCCCTTGAGCTTTACGGCCTGAAACGTTTTGCGCCGGAACTCTCGCTCCGGCTTGCGCTCTCTCATCCGGCGCTGATTATCAACGCCGACCAGAATCCGGTCGGCCGGCAAACCTTCCTGCCGTCCGGCGGCGGATTGGGCGGGGATGTTTGTCTTTTGATAGATCGCCTGCCCCAAACGATCGCCGTCGGCGGTCCGGAACCTTTGACAAAACCCGTGTACCTGGTGCTCAACACGGCGGAACGTCCGGCCGTCATTAATATCCGCGGATTCGGCATGCGCAAACGAATAGCGCTGGACCCCTACGACACGGCCGCGGTTCCATTGCAACGTCCGGCCTGGCAGCCGCGCGGCCAGCCGTTTGAGTCCATCACTCTGCAGGCCGAGCCGGTTAAAGACATTCTCTATATTCCCTGTTTCGCCCGGATCGCCTTTACGGTTGACGAGGCGGCGCGGATATTCATGGAAACCGCGCGCGAGGACCGCCTCGCCGGATGTTTTTCCGAAGCGGTGCTGGAAAAAGAGCTGAATCCGGCCGCCAAATATCGTTTGGCAACCCGCCTGGGCCTGTGGCCGGCGGCCGGCCGGACGGCGGCCGCCGCGGCCGTTCTTCGGGGCGCGATTGAGCAGGGTATGCGGACTGACCCGGCGGCGGTTTCCATCAATGGCCGGAGCGGGTATTATTACGAGCAGTTTGCCAGGGTCCGCCTTCAACAGCCGTATGATTTCGCCTGCCTTGAGCCGTCCGTTGGGAGCGGCCGGCGCAATCTGCCGGACGCGCTGAAAGCGCTGGACTTGCAGGCGATCCAAAAGGGCGGCGGCGGACAGGACAGCGGTCCGGCCTCACCGTATTTGCAAGCGCTGGATTTGCCCGTTCTCCTTGGACGCGGACAATATGAGTTGCGCGGCGAATTGATGTTGAAAATAAAGGAAGCGGAAACGGATTTATGCGTTCCGCTCGTTATCCGGACGGTGAACGGCGGCGCGGAAACAAACTGTTGCCTGGAGGTGCAGTCCGGCACATGGCGCGAATTTACCATGGTTTTCCGTCCCGGCTGTGAGATTCAGCCGCGGATTGAATTTTGCGCGCCGGCCTCCGCGCTGTTGTTTTTGAAAAACATGGAAATCGGCTGGAGTTTGACCGATGTTCTGGCGCCGGTCCGCTCCGAAATTGCCATGGCCGCAATCCGGCACAGCCTGTATCAGGGCGACCGGCCGGCGGCGGCGGCGCAGCTCGCCGCGCTGGCCGCGGGCGGTCCGGCCTTTGACGAGACGGTTTTTCCCGCTCTGGCCGTGGAAATGCGGCAAATGCTGTTTGCCTGCGTTGAAGGCGGCTTGCAGACTGATTTTGCGCCTGGCGCGGACAAGCAGGCGGCGCACCGCCTGCTTGAACTCTTGCCCGCGCATTATCGCGCCCTGCGGACGTTGGCGCAGGAGGACGAGGCCGCCGCCCGGGCGGCCCAGCGTTTGGAGGGCAATTTGAAATATCCAACCGTTTTCCCGCCGTGGCTGGCGCTCGTTGGTTTTTCCTTTAATGCCGGAACCAGGGAAGCGTATTGCGTATTTGAAGTCCTTTGCAACGAAACTCCCGGCCTGGCGGTCTCGTTCTGGCTGCAACGCCGGAATGAATGGCGGCGGAAACAGGTGCAATCGTTGACCGGCGGGGCGCGTTTAAGAAAGGGAGAACGCGCGGCGGTCTCGGTGCGTCTGAATGAAGCGTTTGGCCCGGAACCGGACGTTAACGCATTGGCATTGGGCATAGAAACGGACGTTCTATGGCATGCCGGCCTTATCCCGCCGGCGTCCGGCGGCGGTGTGGCTCCGTTTGCCGGAATTCTAGGGATGGAACAGCAATGAAGATTTCCCTGCAAAATGTTTCCAAACAATTCGGCGGCGTCAGAGCAGTTGACTCCGTTTCGTTTGAGGCCGGCGCCGGCGAATGTTTTTTCCTGCTGGGTCCGTCAGGGTGCGGAAAAACCACGGTCCTGCGGATTATCGCCGGTTTTTGCCGGCCGGATTCCGGCCTGGTTTGCTTCAACGACAAGCCGGTCAACCATCTTGCCGCCCATTTGCGCAACGTCGGCCTGGTGTTTCAGAATTACGCGCTGTGGCCCCACTTGACCGTCGGAGAAAACATTGCTTTTGGTCTGACTGTTCCCGCGCATCGTTTGCCGGAAAAAGAGCGGCGGGAGCGCGTCCGGCAGATGCTGGACGCGCTGCATTTGCGGGGCATGGAAAAACGTCTGCCGGGCGAGCTTTCGGGAGGACAACAACAGAGAGTGGCGCTGGCGCGCGCGCTCATTATCCAACCGGCCTGTCTTTTGCTGGACGAACCGCTTTCCAACCTGGACGCCAAACTGCGCGCGGACATGCGCCTGGAAATCAAACATGTCCTGAAAAAGCTGGGCATTACCGCCATTTATGTTACCCACGACCAGACGGAAGCGCTCTCCATGGCAGATCGCTGTGCCATCATGCGTCTCGGCCGAATTGAGCAGATTGGCGCGCCGCGCGAATTGTATGAGCATCCCGCCAGCCGTTTTGTCGCCGATTTTCTCGGCTGTTCTAATTTGTTTGACGCCCGCGTTGTTGCACAGGACGCGGATGTCCTGCAACTGGAGACAGTCGCCGGCGGCTGGGTCAGCCGCGGTTGCCGCCGGCAGTTCAAACCCGGCGCGGCGGCCGCCATCGCGGTCAGGCCGGAGAAAGTGCGGATTGGCGCAGGACTGGCGGCCGTTGGAGGGGAAAATGTTTTTTCCGGCCGTTTACGGGAAATGGTGTATCTGGGATCGGTTGTGGAACATCACGTGGAATTGCCGGGCGGCCTTGTTATTAATACGCTCCAGGCGTCCGCCGGCGGTTTCCGGGTGGAAGGCGGATGTTCCCTGCAAGTCGGCGTGGACCCGCGCGATGTTATTGTGTTGCCAGCGGAGCGATAAGCGTGTTTAATCGGTGTTTTTGGTGGTTAGCCATGGAGAGCATCAAGTCAATTTTGACTCAGTTGACCGGGAAAAAATCATCCCTGCCGGTTCAGTTTTTAAAATACTCTCTTTCCGGCGGCGTGGCGGTGGCGGTGCATATTGCCGCCTTTTATCTGTTTGCATGGCTGGTTGTGCCGGCGCTTAAAGAAGATGATATTATTGTCCGTGTTTTACACCTGACGACGGCCGCCATCAACGACACTGTGCGGGCGCGCAACGCGGTCATCAACAACTGGCTGGCGTTCATTTTTTCCAATTTTGCGGCGTATATTCTGAATGTTACCTGGGTTTTTGAACCCGGCCGGCACCGGCGCTGGCTGGAAATCGGCATGTTTTACGCCGTTTCGGCCATCAGTATTGCCGTGGGAAGCGCCGTGATGGGTTTGATGATAAAATATCTGGGGTCAAGCACCACGCTCGCCTTTGGCGCGGATATCGTCGCGGCCGCCGCCATCAATTTCGTCGTCCGTAAATACTTTATTTTCAAGGGCTGAAGCGATTAATCCGCAGGTTTCATGACAAGCGGGTTGCCGGCGCCGCCGGGTCCGGCCTGTCCGTCGCGCTCCCGCCGCTTCTTCAGCAAGGAAAGCGCAATATCCCGTCCGCTGTTTTCCGTTTCAAGATGGTATTGTAGAAAAGCCCCCAGCATGACACGGACGTCCTTGAGCTGATGTTCGGTGCAAACCGCGTTCCTGGCGGCCTGGATGTTGCGTGAAGACTGCCAGAATTTCAGCAGGGCCAGACGGTCGGGCATGATCCGGATTGAATCGTTTTTATGCTGCCCGGCGCATTGGTCGCAAAACACGCCCCCGCGCGCCGCCGAAAAGGCGATTGAGCCGTTCCCCCGGCCGGGCGCCGCAAGCGGCAAAATCCGCCGGCACTGCAGGCAGGCGTTCAGGCGGGGCGCAAACCCCATGGCTCCGAGCAGTTTCAGTTCAAACCAGAAAAGACTGACTGCCAGGGCTTGCCCGCCGCGCATGTTGGCCGCGGGCGGCTCCATGAAAATATCCAGGGCCGTCTCCAGCAGGGGGTAAAGATTTGGTTGCGGGGCGTAGAACGGCGCGATGCGCGCGGCCAGGCCGGCGAAATAGGAGGCGCAGGCCGTCCCCGGCCAGTATGAGCGGAAGGCGGCGCGGGTTTTCAAAGGGCAGCATTCCTTGACAATGTGCAGCCCATGGAACACGCGCAGATAAAACAGAAGCTCGCAGGTGTAAAAAAGGTCGTACTGGCCCAGGAAAAAATTGCGCGGCCGCTGCGCCCCTTTTATGATGGTGGCGATCTTGCCGTGCTCGGCGGTCAGCCAGACCACGACGCGGGAGGTCTCCGAAAAGGGGCTGATTTTTAACGCGATGGCCTGGGTCTTTATGATCATCTCAAGCCGGCTTGTCGGCCGCGGGCGGCTCCGGCGGGGAAGGTTTTGCCGCCCCGCGTTGCAGCCAGGCTTCAATGTGATCCAGCAGAGTCAGGCGCGATTCGGTCTCGTTGCGCCACGGGCTGGCCGCGCCGCTGGAAATAACCATTTTCATGGCGGCCGCCACGCTGATGTTCAGGTAGGTAATCTCGGAACGCGGCATCATCAGAAAAAAACCGGAAGTCGGATTGGGGGCCGTCGGCACAAAGAGACAGATCATATCGCCGTCTCCATCAGCGGCGCGGCCGGCCGTGATTTTACGCGCAATGATTTCCGGCACGCGCGCGGTTATAAACCCGATGGCATACATACCGGGGCGCGGGAACTGGACGACCACCACATCCTTGAAAAGCGTGCTCTGGGTGCTGACCAGCGATTCGCTGATCTGGCGGATTGAGGTGTAAACACTGCTGATGACCGGGATATGCGTCAGCACCCAGTCGGCCAGGCTGTATATTTTTCTGCCGAAAAAATTACGGGTGAATAATCCCACAAAGTAAAGCGCCGCCACCACCATCGCGAGGGCCGCCAGGCGGTAGAGGA
Coding sequences within:
- a CDS encoding DUF502 domain-containing protein, whose amino-acid sequence is MWTKIITAFRTNILIGLFLLAPLVGTLLVINIVTVFISRQLLPAQWLESSYALLYRLAALAMVVAALYFVGLFTRNFFGRKIYSLADWVLTHIPVISSVYTSIRQISESLVSTQSTLFKDVVVVQFPRPGMYAIGFITARVPEIIARKITAGRAADGDGDMICLFVPTAPNPTSGFFLMMPRSEITYLNISVAAAMKMVISSGAASPWRNETESRLTLLDHIEAWLQRGAAKPSPPEPPAADKPA